The following proteins come from a genomic window of Flavobacterium crocinum:
- a CDS encoding alpha/beta fold hydrolase translates to MSTKFRLLIFISFLNLSGYSQVWQWSVKVNTTISAETNDHPQAFLWIPENCKQVKGIVFGQHNMVEEGILEHTYFRKVLAELGFAEVWVTPVVSWTYDTAKNEDKIVESIFESLAEISGYKELAHAPIVPIGHSAMASFPWNYAAFNPQRTLALVSIHGDAPQSTLTGSSKPNPDWGNRNIDGIPALFIMGEYEWWEARIQPAYKYIAKHPKSVITLFADAGHGHFDYSDELVKYMADYIKAAAIHRLPSKSKISGFTTLKEVEPSSGWLMDKWRKDSIPQTVPASFDKFNGNRATSSWVFDKKMAMATESFYTRARGKKQQFIGFKQNGKIVESVKNHANFQPKFVPKADGITFNLSAFFSDSTHTKLAPLHAVTKLQLDRICGPVKKVNDSTFQISFDKLGFNNTKRSCDIWLLGHNEGDKKYKSAVQQVNIKFPLFNKSGRQQTIQFDALKDVTAKVKKVPLKAVSDQNTTVQFYVKEGPAFIRENTLYFSKIPPKSKFPIKVTVVAWQYGNQIDLQSATPVENHFFIKKE, encoded by the coding sequence ATGAGCACTAAATTCAGATTACTAATTTTTATAAGCTTTTTAAATTTAAGTGGTTATAGTCAGGTATGGCAATGGAGTGTAAAAGTAAATACCACTATTTCAGCAGAAACAAATGACCATCCGCAGGCTTTTTTATGGATTCCCGAAAATTGCAAACAGGTAAAAGGGATTGTTTTTGGGCAGCATAATATGGTTGAAGAAGGAATCCTCGAACACACATATTTCAGAAAAGTATTAGCCGAATTGGGTTTTGCGGAGGTTTGGGTAACTCCTGTTGTAAGTTGGACTTATGATACTGCTAAAAATGAAGATAAAATAGTCGAAAGTATTTTCGAATCATTAGCAGAGATTTCAGGTTATAAGGAGTTGGCTCATGCACCAATTGTGCCAATTGGACATTCTGCGATGGCAAGTTTTCCATGGAATTATGCCGCATTTAATCCGCAGCGTACCTTAGCTTTAGTTTCAATTCATGGCGATGCGCCCCAAAGTACTTTAACAGGGAGCAGTAAGCCTAATCCGGATTGGGGCAATCGAAATATAGATGGTATTCCAGCTTTATTTATTATGGGAGAATACGAATGGTGGGAAGCCAGAATTCAGCCCGCATATAAATACATAGCTAAGCATCCCAAGAGTGTGATTACACTATTTGCTGATGCAGGACATGGTCATTTTGATTATTCGGATGAGTTGGTAAAATATATGGCAGACTATATAAAAGCGGCAGCTATTCATAGACTCCCTTCAAAATCAAAAATTAGTGGCTTTACTACATTAAAAGAAGTAGAGCCAAGTTCGGGCTGGTTGATGGATAAATGGCGAAAAGATTCGATTCCCCAGACTGTTCCTGCTTCTTTTGATAAATTCAATGGTAACCGCGCAACTAGTTCCTGGGTTTTTGATAAAAAAATGGCAATGGCTACTGAATCATTTTATACCAGAGCGAGAGGGAAAAAGCAACAATTTATTGGGTTTAAGCAAAACGGTAAAATTGTAGAATCAGTAAAGAATCATGCTAATTTTCAGCCCAAATTTGTACCTAAAGCAGATGGAATAACTTTTAATTTAAGTGCTTTTTTTTCCGATTCTACTCATACTAAACTTGCTCCATTGCATGCCGTTACAAAACTCCAATTGGATAGAATTTGCGGACCAGTTAAAAAGGTAAACGATTCAACCTTTCAAATTAGTTTTGATAAGCTGGGTTTTAATAATACAAAGCGAAGTTGTGATATTTGGTTGTTAGGACATAATGAAGGTGATAAGAAGTACAAAAGTGCAGTACAGCAAGTAAACATAAAATTTCCACTTTTTAACAAATCCGGCAGACAACAAACGATTCAGTTTGATGCGCTGAAAGATGTTACTGCAAAAGTAAAAAAAGTGCCATTAAAAGCTGTTTCCGACCAAAATACAACGGTGCAATTTTATGTTAAAGAAGGCCCGGCTTTCATCAGGGAAAACACTTTGTATTTTTCGAAAATACCACCTAAATCGAAGTTTCCAATAAAAGTTACAGTAGTGGCTTGGCAATATGGAAATCAAATAGACTTACAATCAGCGACACCAGTAGAAAATCATTTTTTTATTAAAAAAGAATAA
- a CDS encoding right-handed parallel beta-helix repeat-containing protein yields MRNFKSLLTTIILVFTAVTAEAENKVKQVETLEALEQSAKENGQNIQMKPGVYSLADYLTKDRITKLLSEFPEATGQQKRPPRWFLRFKGNNNTFDFTGVTFEINTELYKILPYGYTRCIFIDGNGNAIKGLTIKNTGPKNIGSNGNILSIFGDNTLLEDVKLYVSGSTYGYGDLFGKGGPNLTSLQKQSGIMIAGKNNTIKRCKVFSRAFGHCFYIQTQGHVTDNVVLEDCYAEGEMRTTNDILAESGGLAEKLKYQSVYQNRDGRYMISPGYTKALCEDGFRTYGGVGKVTLRNCTSKNTRSGFEIGGTDDAKNQTLLQGCQAFGTERGFLIGSNVVVRDCRADMQFGPLLYLRENTVGADVELELVPGMPKSLVHTIATIAGKNHRVKLYANDTQTAMPSLPIMLGFGMPAHAEMSSPILPMPTENIVLINDLQHSFIIKNDDAKNLEIKSTLPQLTNTETQTMNGKGKW; encoded by the coding sequence ATGAGGAATTTCAAATCACTTTTAACGACAATAATATTAGTATTTACTGCTGTTACGGCAGAAGCCGAAAATAAGGTAAAACAAGTTGAAACACTCGAAGCCTTAGAACAGTCTGCCAAAGAGAACGGTCAAAATATTCAGATGAAACCGGGAGTCTATTCACTTGCAGATTATTTAACGAAAGACAGGATAACTAAATTGTTATCAGAATTTCCGGAAGCAACAGGACAGCAAAAGCGTCCTCCTCGTTGGTTTTTACGCTTTAAAGGCAATAACAACACCTTTGATTTTACGGGAGTTACCTTCGAAATCAATACCGAATTATATAAAATTTTACCTTACGGCTATACTCGCTGTATTTTTATTGATGGAAATGGTAATGCCATAAAAGGATTAACCATTAAAAATACAGGACCTAAAAACATAGGAAGTAATGGCAATATACTTTCAATTTTTGGAGACAATACCTTATTGGAAGATGTCAAATTGTATGTAAGCGGTTCAACTTATGGATATGGAGATTTGTTTGGAAAAGGAGGTCCAAATTTGACCAGTCTGCAGAAACAAAGTGGGATTATGATTGCAGGTAAAAACAATACAATTAAACGATGCAAAGTTTTTAGCCGTGCGTTTGGACACTGTTTTTATATCCAAACACAAGGACATGTTACCGACAATGTGGTTTTGGAAGATTGTTATGCTGAAGGAGAAATGCGTACAACCAACGATATATTGGCAGAGTCGGGTGGTTTAGCCGAAAAATTAAAATACCAAAGTGTATATCAAAATCGCGACGGTCGTTATATGATTAGTCCGGGATATACAAAAGCACTTTGTGAAGACGGGTTTCGTACGTATGGCGGAGTAGGCAAAGTAACACTTCGTAATTGCACTTCCAAAAATACCCGTTCCGGTTTTGAAATTGGTGGGACAGATGATGCTAAAAATCAAACGCTATTGCAAGGCTGTCAGGCTTTTGGAACTGAAAGAGGTTTTTTAATAGGATCTAACGTAGTAGTTCGTGATTGCAGGGCAGACATGCAATTTGGACCATTGTTATATCTTAGAGAAAATACGGTAGGTGCTGATGTAGAATTAGAATTAGTTCCAGGCATGCCAAAATCATTGGTACACACTATCGCGACTATTGCAGGGAAAAACCATCGGGTAAAACTGTATGCAAATGATACTCAAACAGCAATGCCAAGTTTACCTATAATGTTAGGATTTGGGATGCCGGCTCACGCAGAAATGAGTTCTCCTATTTTACCAATGCCAACAGAAAATATTGTATTAATTAATGATTTACAGCACAGTTTCATCATAAAAAATGATGATGCTAAAAATCTTGAAATTAAATCGACCCTACCGCAGTTAACGAATACCGAAACTCAAACCATGAATGGTAAAGGTAAATGGTAA
- a CDS encoding glycoside hydrolase family 43 protein: MQNLKYSTFLLMFLFVVKADAQKENAIQNQKTYVSQVWQSDKGDGTYTNPILYADYSDPDVIRVGNHYYMTASSFNCTPGLPILHSTDLVNWEIINFALQKQVPEEVFNIPQHSKGVWAPAIRFHKNEFYIYWGDPDYGVYMVKTKDIYGKWGEPILVMEGKGIIDPCPLWENDNAYLIHAWAGSRAGINSLLTINKMNSEGTKVIDEGKNVFDGHDKHHTMEGPKLYKKEGYYYILAPAGGVENGWQVAMRSKNIYGPYEDKVVLEQGSTKINGPHQGAWVTSPDGNSWFLHFQDQGVYGRVLHLQPMSWKDNWPVMGKDFDGNGIGEPVASYSKPFSKLQSTIMNPAESDEFNDGKPGLQWQWYANGSVKWNAQIPETNYLRMFAMSLKNEPNLWNVPNLLLQKLPAPNFTATTKVKLTTEWNAAGKKAGLLLMGQSYSYVAIAFHDDKYWVQQVIAENAINGEQEKVIEEKTLLSNEVQLRMKVTAPEANCQFSYSENGIDFIEIGKPAKAHKDLWIAAKIGIFATSLNNVRMGGYADFDWFRMTK; encoded by the coding sequence ATGCAAAATTTAAAATACAGTACTTTTTTATTGATGTTTCTTTTCGTCGTAAAAGCGGATGCTCAAAAGGAGAATGCAATACAAAATCAAAAAACGTATGTTTCTCAGGTTTGGCAATCTGATAAAGGAGATGGTACTTATACCAATCCCATTTTATACGCCGATTATTCCGATCCGGATGTGATTCGGGTAGGAAACCATTATTATATGACGGCCAGTAGTTTTAATTGTACGCCTGGTCTGCCTATTTTGCATTCTACTGATTTAGTCAATTGGGAGATCATCAATTTTGCATTGCAAAAACAAGTGCCTGAAGAAGTATTTAATATACCGCAACACAGTAAAGGGGTTTGGGCTCCGGCAATTCGTTTTCATAAAAATGAATTTTACATTTATTGGGGAGATCCTGATTATGGTGTTTATATGGTCAAAACCAAAGATATTTACGGAAAATGGGGCGAACCTATTTTGGTTATGGAGGGCAAAGGAATTATTGACCCTTGTCCATTATGGGAAAATGACAATGCTTATTTAATACATGCCTGGGCAGGTAGTCGCGCAGGTATCAATAGTCTGTTGACTATTAATAAAATGAATTCAGAAGGAACTAAGGTTATTGATGAGGGTAAAAATGTGTTCGATGGTCACGATAAACACCATACGATGGAAGGCCCCAAATTGTATAAAAAAGAAGGATACTATTATATTTTGGCACCGGCAGGAGGTGTTGAAAACGGTTGGCAGGTTGCAATGCGTTCCAAAAACATTTATGGGCCTTATGAAGATAAGGTGGTTCTGGAGCAGGGAAGTACAAAAATAAATGGCCCTCATCAAGGAGCCTGGGTTACGAGTCCTGATGGCAATTCATGGTTTTTACATTTTCAAGATCAAGGAGTTTATGGCAGGGTTTTACATTTACAGCCTATGAGCTGGAAAGACAATTGGCCTGTAATGGGGAAAGACTTTGATGGTAATGGTATTGGTGAACCTGTAGCAAGTTATAGTAAGCCTTTTTCTAAATTACAATCAACTATAATGAATCCGGCAGAAAGTGATGAGTTCAATGATGGTAAGCCAGGTTTGCAATGGCAATGGTATGCGAACGGTTCTGTCAAATGGAATGCACAGATTCCAGAAACCAATTACTTGCGAATGTTTGCAATGAGCTTGAAGAATGAGCCCAATTTATGGAATGTACCTAACTTACTTTTACAAAAATTGCCAGCGCCAAATTTTACAGCAACAACCAAAGTAAAGTTGACCACAGAATGGAATGCGGCGGGTAAAAAAGCAGGATTGTTACTTATGGGACAGTCTTATTCTTATGTGGCTATTGCTTTCCACGATGATAAATATTGGGTGCAGCAGGTTATTGCAGAGAATGCGATAAATGGTGAACAAGAGAAAGTTATAGAAGAAAAAACGTTACTTTCGAATGAAGTGCAACTGCGAATGAAAGTAACAGCACCTGAAGCTAATTGTCAATTTAGCTATAGTGAAAATGGAATTGATTTTATTGAAATTGGCAAACCGGCAAAAGCGCATAAAGACTTATGGATAGCGGCTAAAATTGGAATCTTTGCGACAAGTTTAAATAATGTTCGTATGGGCGGTTATGCCGATTTTGATTGGTTCAGAATGACAAAATAA
- a CDS encoding DUF4861 family protein encodes MEIKVSNSLNFDRKEIVTVKRSQIEKILKNNSEKNVRVKLKGTDKFLTTQWIDYDKDGKGDELLFQAKVQAKSVADFVLMIDTVKESQSKAVAYSRFVPERIDDYAWENNRVAFRAYGPVAQQLVEEGKEGGTLSSGIDLWLKKVDYSIIDDWYAKNVKEAGYYHIDHGEGYDPYHVGASRGTGGAGVWVNDSLQVGKNYIGYKTIAKGPLRTIFELDYAPWSQYQIKETKRISLDLGSNFSKFDIILKAKEQFPNYTIGITLHDKKGEININKTKGWFRHWEPIDKTFLGEGIVLNPELVTQAFANNSTTPDQSNLLIVTNPSQKITFYAGFVWTGSKQVSEVTQWDEMLNKQAEIIQNPLQVTAN; translated from the coding sequence ATGGAAATAAAAGTCAGTAACAGTTTGAATTTTGACAGAAAAGAAATTGTTACAGTAAAGCGTAGTCAGATTGAAAAAATATTAAAGAACAATTCAGAAAAAAATGTTCGTGTCAAATTAAAAGGAACAGATAAGTTTCTAACTACCCAGTGGATTGATTACGATAAAGATGGTAAAGGAGATGAATTGCTTTTTCAGGCTAAGGTACAAGCAAAAAGCGTGGCAGATTTTGTGTTAATGATTGATACCGTAAAAGAATCACAATCAAAGGCGGTAGCCTATTCCCGGTTCGTCCCGGAACGTATTGACGATTATGCCTGGGAAAATAATAGAGTAGCTTTCAGAGCTTATGGGCCTGTAGCACAGCAGTTAGTTGAAGAAGGCAAAGAAGGAGGTACGCTTTCAAGTGGAATCGATCTTTGGCTTAAAAAAGTAGATTATTCTATCATTGATGATTGGTATGCTAAAAATGTGAAAGAAGCAGGTTATTATCACATCGATCATGGAGAAGGATATGACCCTTACCACGTAGGCGCTAGTCGTGGTACAGGTGGAGCAGGAGTTTGGGTTAACGATAGTTTACAAGTAGGTAAAAATTATATTGGCTATAAAACAATAGCCAAAGGACCGCTGCGCACTATTTTCGAATTAGATTATGCTCCTTGGAGTCAATATCAAATTAAGGAAACCAAACGTATCTCATTGGATTTGGGGAGTAATTTTTCAAAATTTGATATTATTTTAAAAGCTAAAGAGCAGTTCCCAAATTATACAATTGGAATTACACTGCATGATAAAAAAGGTGAAATTAATATCAACAAAACAAAGGGATGGTTCCGTCATTGGGAACCTATTGATAAAACTTTTTTAGGCGAAGGAATTGTACTGAATCCGGAATTAGTTACTCAGGCCTTTGCTAATAACTCAACAACCCCTGACCAAAGTAATTTGTTAATTGTCACCAATCCATCGCAAAAAATCACTTTTTATGCCGGTTTTGTCTGGACAGGAAGTAAACAGGTAAGTGAGGTTACGCAATGGGATGAGATGCTTAACAAACAAGCTGAAATAATTCAAAATCCTTTGCAGGTAACGGCGAATTAA
- a CDS encoding glycosyl hydrolase family 28 protein: MSHILRHKIRLTLFFFLVAVKLFAITKDSLVVYPAPDKINKNSDFIVKVRKSGGKWQDVFVYNIKVDQVVGTGHSVQTAALASFDFSGTVEVQVTAVKAKMNQSRIRPLALTIPSKVKGNVMNFVLNNPANLSIEINNDIFHNLHLFANPLEVNPPKPNDSNVIYFGPGVHEIPNQKLNVQSNKIIYLAGGAILKGEIRLDSVSNVTICGRGMVDQEIKLGIHIANSKNIKVEGIFASQCLTGGSDQVNIENVKTISFFGWGDGMNVMASNNVQFDKVFIRSSDDCTTVYGTRKDFKGGCKNITMKNSTLWADVGHPILIGTHGNSNNPELLENLTYSNIDILDHKEKQQDYQGCLTINVGDNNTAKNVLFENIRVEDFREGQLLNLRVFYNTKYCTAPGRGIENVVFRNIDYVGKNAGTSIIAGYNEERKIKNIVFENLKINGVLIYDDMQEKPKWYKTADMAGFFVGEHVEELSFKLKK, translated from the coding sequence ATGAGCCACATTTTAAGACATAAAATAAGATTAACACTTTTTTTCTTTTTGGTTGCAGTAAAATTATTTGCTATCACTAAAGACAGCTTAGTGGTGTATCCTGCGCCTGATAAAATAAACAAAAATTCAGATTTCATTGTAAAAGTTAGAAAGTCGGGAGGAAAATGGCAGGATGTTTTTGTATACAATATAAAAGTAGATCAAGTGGTTGGTACGGGACATTCGGTGCAAACTGCGGCATTGGCTTCTTTTGATTTTTCTGGAACTGTTGAAGTTCAGGTAACAGCTGTAAAAGCTAAAATGAATCAATCTAGAATTAGGCCCTTAGCCCTTACTATACCCTCAAAAGTAAAAGGAAATGTGATGAATTTTGTTCTGAATAATCCAGCTAATTTATCTATTGAAATCAATAATGATATTTTCCACAATTTGCATCTTTTTGCCAATCCACTAGAGGTAAACCCTCCCAAACCGAATGATTCCAATGTAATTTACTTTGGTCCAGGAGTTCACGAAATTCCAAATCAAAAATTAAATGTTCAGTCCAATAAAATAATCTATCTGGCTGGAGGAGCTATCCTTAAAGGAGAAATACGTTTAGATAGTGTGTCCAATGTTACTATTTGTGGCCGTGGTATGGTAGATCAGGAAATAAAGCTGGGTATCCATATTGCAAACTCTAAGAATATTAAAGTAGAAGGTATTTTTGCTTCACAATGTTTAACAGGAGGATCTGATCAGGTGAATATTGAAAATGTAAAAACAATCAGTTTTTTTGGCTGGGGTGATGGAATGAATGTTATGGCTAGCAATAATGTACAATTTGATAAGGTTTTCATTCGTTCATCGGACGATTGTACAACTGTATATGGCACCCGAAAAGATTTCAAAGGAGGCTGTAAAAATATTACCATGAAAAACAGCACGCTGTGGGCAGATGTAGGTCATCCTATTTTGATTGGAACACATGGAAACAGTAACAATCCGGAACTACTTGAAAATCTAACTTATAGCAATATTGATATTCTGGATCACAAAGAAAAACAGCAAGATTATCAGGGCTGTTTAACCATCAATGTTGGGGATAATAATACGGCTAAAAATGTTCTTTTTGAAAATATCAGAGTTGAAGATTTTAGAGAAGGACAGTTATTAAATCTTCGGGTTTTTTATAATACGAAATATTGTACAGCTCCTGGTAGGGGTATCGAAAATGTCGTTTTTCGAAATATTGATTACGTAGGAAAAAATGCCGGCACTTCAATTATTGCAGGTTATAATGAAGAGCGCAAAATAAAAAATATAGTATTTGAAAATCTTAAAATAAATGGTGTTTTAATATATGATGATATGCAGGAAAAACCTAAATGGTATAAAACAGCAGATATGGCTGGCTTTTTTGTAGGCGAACATGTTGAAGAACTTTCATTTAAATTAAAAAAGTAA
- a CDS encoding serine hydrolase domain-containing protein yields the protein MPVLVGLKKRYIVGVSFLIAVSNLNAIAQNNLERKTTYRYDFSLLDRKIQAWIASSYYSGAAIMIVKNDNIVFKKCYGNYTEETKVFIASAGKWLAAATIASVVEKTNLSWEDKVNKWLPEFKDSKGEATLRQLFSHTSGFPDYQPKDSVIDNYQTLKESVKHIVNLSAKAKPGEQFSYGGLAMQVAGRMAELATGKDFESLFLENIAVPLGMKNTHFVPVNDEGGHSPMLGGGARSTLADYMHFLDMIAHEGKFQDRQILSKLSITEMQADQVKGALIGHKEYVERVRSKKHKSIYGLGEWREELDEKGNVILISSPSWAGAYPWIDKRTNTYGFFITHVNVVEANKAGFSAFYSSPVLPIMVREVYKKTSLH from the coding sequence ATGCCAGTTCTTGTAGGTTTAAAAAAAAGATATATAGTTGGAGTAAGCTTTCTTATAGCAGTAAGTAATTTGAATGCAATAGCTCAAAACAACCTTGAGAGAAAAACTACGTACAGATATGATTTTTCTCTTTTAGATAGAAAAATTCAAGCGTGGATTGCTAGTAGTTATTATTCAGGCGCTGCAATTATGATTGTGAAAAACGACAATATTGTATTTAAAAAATGCTATGGAAATTACACAGAAGAAACTAAGGTTTTTATCGCCTCGGCGGGTAAATGGCTAGCAGCAGCTACCATTGCCTCAGTTGTCGAAAAAACAAATCTTTCATGGGAGGATAAAGTCAATAAATGGCTGCCTGAATTTAAAGATAGTAAAGGCGAAGCTACTTTAAGACAGCTTTTTTCTCATACATCGGGTTTTCCTGATTATCAACCTAAAGATTCTGTTATAGATAATTACCAAACTTTGAAGGAATCGGTTAAACATATTGTCAATTTATCAGCGAAAGCCAAGCCGGGTGAGCAGTTTAGTTACGGTGGACTGGCGATGCAGGTAGCGGGCAGAATGGCAGAGTTAGCAACAGGTAAAGATTTTGAAAGTCTTTTTCTAGAAAATATTGCTGTTCCACTGGGAATGAAAAACACCCATTTTGTTCCGGTAAACGATGAAGGAGGTCATAGTCCTATGCTGGGTGGAGGTGCTCGAAGTACACTTGCAGATTATATGCACTTTTTAGATATGATTGCTCATGAGGGTAAATTTCAAGACAGACAAATACTAAGTAAGTTATCCATAACAGAAATGCAGGCAGATCAAGTCAAAGGCGCTTTAATTGGTCATAAAGAATATGTAGAGCGTGTTAGGTCTAAAAAACATAAAAGCATTTACGGATTAGGAGAGTGGCGGGAAGAGCTTGATGAGAAAGGCAACGTAATTTTAATTAGCAGTCCCAGTTGGGCTGGTGCTTATCCTTGGATTGATAAGAGAACAAATACCTACGGTTTCTTTATAACCCATGTTAATGTGGTTGAAGCAAATAAAGCTGGCTTTTCGGCTTTTTACAGTAGTCCTGTTTTGCCTATTATGGTGCGCGAAGTATACAAAAAGACATCATTACATTAA
- a CDS encoding alginate lyase family protein: protein MKNIKLTKTKFVWALLGSIAFVACSYDYGLPQDKNDDQANASEDIVVPANMKFVHPGLLHSKEDFDRMKTNVANNVDPWLAGYNKMISNSHASATYVMKGPVATLIRGGGSKEEPASDNYSTAMNDAHAAYLTAIRWKITGDVAYANKSIQILNAWAATCTRISGDSNKALGAGIYGYQFANAAEIMRDYSGWNVADLAKFKKWMLDVFYPVNYDFLQTHYNTCSSHYWANWDLCNLASIMSIAVLNDDVAKYTYVINYLMKGAGNGQLIKAINYVHPKGANDDIDLGQIQEAGRDQGHALMVVGLLGTIAQMADTQGLDIYGYKDNLILKGAEYEAKFNYARLAVPFNKYTNCDNITHTTAADDAARGQIRPAWERIYNYYTVKKGIKARYVKMAKDLAYPEGGSGEYDPNSGGYDDLGFGTLLYSR from the coding sequence ATGAAAAACATAAAATTAACAAAAACCAAATTTGTTTGGGCTTTACTTGGTTCTATTGCCTTTGTAGCATGTTCCTATGATTATGGCTTACCTCAGGATAAAAACGATGATCAAGCAAATGCTTCAGAGGATATTGTTGTTCCTGCTAACATGAAGTTTGTGCATCCTGGATTATTACACTCGAAGGAAGATTTCGACCGTATGAAAACCAATGTAGCTAATAATGTAGATCCTTGGCTAGCTGGTTATAATAAAATGATCAGTAATAGTCATGCTTCTGCTACTTATGTAATGAAAGGCCCGGTTGCTACCTTAATTAGAGGTGGTGGATCTAAAGAAGAACCAGCATCAGACAACTATTCTACAGCTATGAATGATGCACATGCGGCTTATCTTACAGCTATTCGTTGGAAAATAACAGGAGATGTAGCTTATGCCAATAAATCTATTCAAATATTAAATGCCTGGGCTGCTACTTGTACTAGAATCAGCGGTGACTCTAATAAAGCTTTAGGAGCAGGTATTTATGGATACCAATTTGCCAATGCTGCTGAAATTATGCGTGATTATTCGGGCTGGAATGTCGCTGATCTGGCAAAATTTAAAAAATGGATGTTAGATGTCTTTTATCCGGTAAATTATGATTTCCTGCAAACTCATTACAATACCTGCTCTTCACATTATTGGGCTAATTGGGATTTATGCAATCTGGCTTCTATTATGTCAATTGCTGTATTAAATGATGATGTTGCAAAATATACCTATGTAATTAATTATTTAATGAAGGGCGCTGGTAATGGTCAATTAATCAAGGCAATTAATTACGTACATCCAAAAGGTGCTAATGATGATATTGATTTAGGACAAATTCAGGAAGCCGGACGTGATCAGGGACATGCTCTTATGGTAGTGGGATTATTGGGTACAATTGCTCAAATGGCAGATACTCAGGGATTGGATATTTACGGTTACAAGGATAATTTAATCCTTAAAGGCGCAGAATATGAAGCTAAGTTTAATTATGCAAGATTAGCGGTGCCATTTAATAAATACACCAACTGCGATAATATTACGCATACAACTGCAGCTGATGATGCCGCTCGTGGTCAAATAAGACCGGCTTGGGAAAGAATTTACAACTATTATACTGTAAAGAAAGGGATTAAAGCCAGATACGTAAAAATGGCAAAAGATTTAGCATATCCTGAAGGAGGTAGTGGCGAGTATGATCCTAATAGTGGAGGTTATGATGATTTAGGTTTTGGGACATTGCTATATTCAAGATAA
- a CDS encoding IPT/TIG domain-containing protein yields MKQIIKNNIKAITAFVSILFITSCSDQEREFVGDPLVTYPAVTISSVSPTSGASGSIVTLMGANFGQYVKAAKIYFNGIAATEIISYTDTSVQVRVPQDAGTGPITVKVWTNSAITSDFQYVTGGTISGIAPTSVNVGDLVVITGKGFGTDLSKVTVKFSNDLAIDAVSAKPVSVTDTQISVIVPKGAATGKVRVWLENQIITGPSITVIAPPKGKYIFEFDDPADPQWLPAQNASYKIEDGKLKVTFDPTQLGTSASKRRADLYTIMNGIFPSPGGTAKAKYIQAPEYPIFAMKIAFKGTGAAKPGTGNIILDPLPTGSTNLGNNKYKTDLMAQNVIYYDLSADYTTLTELTTRQLKIADIVGAETGYEIDWIRTFKNQAELKAFLGL; encoded by the coding sequence ATGAAGCAAATTATAAAAAACAATATAAAAGCAATCACAGCATTCGTAAGTATACTATTTATTACTTCTTGCAGTGATCAGGAAAGAGAATTCGTAGGCGATCCATTGGTTACTTATCCTGCGGTAACAATAAGTTCGGTATCTCCCACTTCAGGAGCTTCAGGAAGTATTGTTACTTTAATGGGAGCCAATTTTGGTCAATATGTTAAAGCTGCAAAAATTTATTTTAACGGTATAGCCGCTACTGAAATTATCAGTTATACAGATACTTCTGTTCAGGTACGTGTGCCGCAAGATGCAGGTACAGGCCCAATTACAGTGAAAGTCTGGACAAATTCTGCTATTACATCTGATTTTCAATATGTAACAGGAGGAACAATAAGCGGTATTGCTCCAACCTCTGTAAATGTGGGAGATTTAGTTGTGATTACCGGTAAAGGATTTGGAACTGATCTTTCAAAAGTAACAGTTAAATTTTCAAATGATTTAGCCATAGATGCTGTATCTGCTAAACCAGTTTCTGTAACTGATACTCAAATAAGTGTGATAGTTCCAAAAGGTGCAGCTACTGGCAAAGTAAGGGTTTGGCTGGAAAATCAAATTATAACAGGGCCTTCGATAACTGTAATCGCACCTCCTAAAGGGAAATATATTTTTGAGTTTGATGATCCGGCGGATCCGCAATGGCTGCCAGCCCAAAATGCATCCTATAAAATAGAAGATGGCAAATTAAAAGTAACTTTTGATCCGACTCAATTAGGAACATCAGCAAGTAAACGTCGTGCCGATTTATATACTATTATGAATGGAATATTTCCTTCTCCGGGGGGGACTGCCAAAGCTAAATATATACAAGCTCCGGAATACCCAATTTTTGCAATGAAAATCGCTTTTAAAGGTACGGGGGCAGCTAAGCCAGGCACGGGAAATATCATTTTAGACCCTCTTCCTACAGGAAGTACTAATCTTGGAAACAATAAATACAAAACAGATTTAATGGCTCAAAATGTAATTTATTATGACTTGTCTGCAGATTATACAACTTTAACAGAACTTACAACCAGACAGCTAAAAATAGCTGATATTGTAGGTGCTGAAACAGGCTATGAAATAGATTGGATCCGCACCTTTAAGAATCAGGCAGAACTAAAAGCTTTTTTAGGTTTATAA